In one window of Armatimonadota bacterium DNA:
- a CDS encoding BNR repeat-containing protein → SGRREATVTRRRKLQARTFAARWTHYAQMAECGKNAGVETPEVPLFYTPVIGITNADDGHPWSNTMTRNVSLGCLVAWMFSSVGACADRGPIKISDSLVDRRGLTIKGAFGQAINGKAFQQDAVVSHNGYQYVAYYDSERHVCVARRKLLGGTWDIIRFTDYDFTSNDAHNTISIGICPRDGTIHLAFDHHGNPLHYRVSRQLAASQSDKMLWNEELFGPVTSELEKGKSIVITYPRFWQTPDGGLQFCYRRGGSGNGDRMLVDYDPEGGGWANTRQIDSGKGDFGNSSSRCSYPNGYSYGPRERLHATWVWREGADTANHDLMYAYSEDEGRSWFNNRGEKLEGPPRVDSPGITVVKIAPEYGLMNTHGQAVDSQGRIHVVMWHCSDESLQTAGASPGQSRWGPAEARRYHHYWRDNNTVWHHRELPWVSGGRPKIFIDRKDNAYLIYDAKGSLTIAGATAASQWSDWRVLHVEDGPFVNEMLGDPYRWKDENILSIMVQEVPREAHEATALRILDFDLAE, encoded by the coding sequence GAGTGGTCGCAGGGAAGCCACCGTTACCCGACGAAGAAAACTCCAGGCACGAACCTTTGCGGCCAGATGGACGCATTACGCGCAGATGGCGGAGTGCGGCAAGAACGCAGGGGTGGAGACGCCCGAAGTACCTCTCTTCTATACACCCGTGATTGGTATCACGAACGCTGATGACGGACACCCTTGGAGCAATACCATGACGAGAAATGTTTCTCTTGGCTGTCTCGTGGCGTGGATGTTCTCGTCGGTTGGGGCCTGCGCAGATCGTGGTCCGATCAAGATCAGTGATAGTCTTGTCGATCGCCGCGGACTCACGATCAAAGGCGCGTTCGGGCAGGCGATCAACGGCAAGGCATTTCAGCAGGACGCAGTTGTATCTCACAACGGCTATCAATATGTGGCGTACTATGATTCCGAGAGGCATGTGTGCGTCGCGAGACGTAAGCTTCTCGGGGGAACGTGGGATATCATCAGGTTCACGGACTACGACTTCACGAGTAATGATGCCCACAACACGATTTCTATAGGAATCTGTCCAAGGGACGGTACGATCCATCTCGCGTTCGATCATCACGGCAATCCTCTTCACTATCGCGTTTCTCGACAGTTGGCCGCTTCACAGTCTGACAAGATGCTCTGGAACGAAGAACTCTTCGGGCCTGTTACATCAGAGTTGGAGAAGGGCAAGAGCATTGTCATCACATATCCCCGTTTCTGGCAAACACCGGACGGAGGCCTGCAATTCTGCTATCGTCGGGGAGGCTCAGGAAACGGCGACCGCATGCTTGTCGACTACGACCCTGAAGGGGGTGGGTGGGCCAATACGCGCCAGATAGACTCCGGGAAAGGAGACTTCGGTAACAGCAGTTCCAGGTGTTCGTATCCGAATGGATACAGCTACGGCCCTCGAGAGAGACTGCATGCAACATGGGTCTGGCGAGAGGGAGCGGACACAGCAAACCACGATCTCATGTACGCCTACAGCGAAGACGAGGGCAGGTCCTGGTTTAACAACCGGGGGGAGAAGCTAGAAGGGCCGCCCCGCGTCGACTCGCCAGGAATTACGGTTGTCAAGATCGCTCCTGAATACGGTTTGATGAATACGCACGGACAGGCCGTGGACTCGCAGGGGCGCATACACGTTGTCATGTGGCATTGCTCGGATGAGTCTCTCCAGACAGCGGGAGCCAGCCCCGGGCAAAGTCGGTGGGGCCCCGCTGAGGCCCGTCGCTACCACCACTACTGGCGCGACAACAACACGGTCTGGCATCATCGGGAACTTCCTTGGGTATCAGGAGGCCGCCCGAAGATATTCATTGACAGGAAGGACAATGCATACCTCATCTACGACGCCAAGGGAAGTCTGACGATCGCCGGGGCGACGGCGGCGTCCCAATGGTCGGATTGGAGAGTCCTTCATGTCGAAGACGGCCCGTTTGTCAACGAAATGCTTGGCGATCCCTATCGATGGAAGGATGAGAACATCCTGTCTATTATGGTGCAGGAAGTACCGAGAGAGGCCCATGAGGCAACGGCCCTGCGAATTCTCGATTTCGACCTCGCAGAGTGA
- a CDS encoding sulfatase-like hydrolase/transferase: MWRLIRVRWTRYEDKSIHSIAVNGIRFTQFCANAPVCSPSRAALMAARYSDPVGVPGVIRTDRENSWGETDPKAVALPRSYAVRKKLT, encoded by the coding sequence ATATGGCGACTCATCCGTGTACGGTGGACCCGATATGAAGACAAAAGTATCCATAGCATCGCTGTCAATGGCATACGGTTCACGCAATTCTGCGCCAATGCTCCTGTCTGTTCGCCGAGTCGTGCGGCCTTGATGGCGGCACGCTACTCTGACCCGGTTGGTGTGCCAGGGGTCATACGCACTGACCGCGAGAACAGTTGGGGGGAAACCGATCCTAAGGCTGTGGCCCTTCCGCGCTCCTACGCCGTCAGGAAGAAGTTGACATAG
- a CDS encoding shikimate kinase: protein MNIVLIGYRGTGKSAVGVLVAERLQMRYVGMDQSIVDQAGMSIPEIVEKHGWPAFRDLESAAARELAGLDHTVIDTGGGIIERPENIEVLRANACIIWLKASVETIVSRIEGGTQRPSLTGGKTFTEEVREVLGRRTPMYQRAAQHEIDTDQLTAEHVADRVVEIWTKDIRAITGGGDPG, encoded by the coding sequence GTGAACATTGTACTGATCGGCTATCGCGGCACCGGGAAAAGCGCGGTAGGGGTGCTCGTCGCGGAGCGCCTCCAGATGCGATACGTGGGGATGGATCAGAGCATCGTTGACCAGGCCGGCATGTCCATTCCCGAGATCGTGGAGAAGCATGGCTGGCCGGCCTTTCGCGACCTGGAGTCGGCGGCGGCGCGGGAATTGGCCGGCCTCGACCACACCGTCATAGACACCGGCGGGGGCATCATCGAACGACCGGAGAATATCGAGGTCTTGCGAGCGAACGCCTGCATCATTTGGCTGAAGGCGTCCGTGGAGACTATCGTCTCGCGCATCGAGGGAGGGACGCAACGCCCCTCATTGACCGGGGGCAAGACGTTCACCGAGGAAGTGCGGGAAGTGCTCGGACGGCGGACCCCCATGTACCAGCGCGCGGCTCAACATGAGATAGATACAGACCAACTCACTGCCGAGCATGTCGCGGACCGGGTCGTTGAAATCTGGACAAAAGACATCCGCGCAATCACCGGCGGCGGCGATCCGGGATAG
- a CDS encoding shikimate dehydrogenase: protein MRFLGFRTQVCAVIGNPIGHSLSPAIHNAAFDALGLDFIYVACKVEDVQGALAGVRALDNFRGLSVTIPHKVEAMKYVDEVAEVDRSIGAINTVIHEGDRLIGLGTDGPGALKALADAGVEVDGRNVLILGAGGAARALAFTLARGTQLRQLAILDVNETMLGRLTADLTSGTKAAIRTEPLTGESLRAAMGNANVIVHCTPVGMHPNEDASLIPAELLRPEQTIFDIVYTPLETKLLADARSRGCTVIPGVEMFINQAVLQFERFTGVDAPVEVMRQVVMEHLQA, encoded by the coding sequence TTGCGATTTCTTGGCTTTCGCACCCAGGTATGCGCGGTTATCGGCAACCCGATTGGGCACAGCCTGTCGCCGGCGATCCACAATGCCGCCTTTGATGCCCTGGGCCTGGACTTCATCTACGTGGCGTGCAAAGTCGAGGACGTGCAAGGCGCGCTAGCCGGCGTCCGGGCCCTGGACAATTTTCGTGGCCTGAGCGTGACCATCCCCCACAAGGTTGAGGCCATGAAGTACGTGGATGAGGTGGCGGAGGTGGACCGCTCCATCGGCGCCATCAACACGGTCATCCATGAGGGCGACAGGCTGATCGGACTAGGCACGGACGGGCCCGGCGCGTTGAAGGCCCTGGCGGACGCCGGCGTTGAGGTAGATGGCCGGAACGTCCTGATCCTGGGCGCGGGCGGCGCGGCGCGCGCGCTAGCCTTCACGCTGGCGCGCGGGACCCAGCTGCGCCAACTCGCGATTCTCGACGTCAACGAGACGATGCTTGGGCGGTTGACGGCCGACCTAACGAGCGGCACGAAGGCTGCCATCCGGACTGAGCCGCTGACCGGGGAATCGCTTAGGGCGGCGATGGGAAACGCAAATGTGATCGTCCATTGCACGCCGGTCGGCATGCATCCCAACGAAGACGCCTCTCTGATTCCCGCCGAGCTGCTCCGGCCCGAACAGACCATCTTCGATATCGTCTATACCCCGCTGGAGACGAAGCTGCTGGCGGACGCCCGGTCGCGCGGCTGCACGGTCATCCCTGGGGTCGAGATGTTCATCAACCAGGCGGTGCTGCAATTTGAGCGTTTCACCGGCGTTGATGCGCCGGTCGAAGTGATGCGCCAAGTTGTCATGGAGCATTTGCAGGCGTGA
- a CDS encoding exo-alpha-sialidase yields the protein MKDGSILFCYTESGDEGGIMAVRSSDEGKTWSPPWVVVPQPHPPARGYYCHPSLLRVQNDEILLAYIYATYPATPYYAKVFYRRSADEGQTWTEQFLVTPYPGYTLVHNDKLLSLKDGRIIAMAEHKEYLPGTADHSGYVGMSFYSDDNGHSWYPSQNKVDLYGGQGIEVQEADAAELQDGRLLMFARTYSGHPVRAYSSDRGETWSEGELIEELEMPSAGMPTVRRIPRTGDLLFIWNSEASEGRRCALTTMISQDEGQTFSHKRFIARDPDDDFGYQCIEFLGDDLALLAYHKRDGLYVARIGIEWFYGG from the coding sequence ATGAAGGACGGGTCCATCTTATTCTGTTACACGGAGTCTGGCGACGAAGGCGGCATCATGGCCGTGAGGTCCTCCGATGAGGGCAAGACTTGGTCTCCGCCGTGGGTGGTTGTGCCTCAGCCGCATCCGCCCGCCCGAGGATACTACTGCCACCCCAGTTTGCTGCGGGTGCAGAACGACGAGATCCTTTTGGCCTACATCTACGCCACGTATCCCGCTACGCCCTATTACGCGAAGGTCTTCTACCGCCGCAGCGCGGACGAAGGGCAGACCTGGACGGAACAGTTTCTGGTGACTCCCTACCCCGGCTACACGCTGGTGCATAACGACAAGCTGCTGTCGCTGAAGGATGGCCGAATCATCGCCATGGCGGAGCACAAGGAGTACCTGCCCGGCACCGCGGACCACTCGGGCTACGTGGGCATGTCCTTTTACTCCGATGACAATGGGCACAGTTGGTATCCCAGCCAGAACAAAGTGGACCTGTACGGGGGACAAGGGATCGAAGTACAAGAGGCGGACGCGGCAGAGTTGCAGGATGGCCGGCTCCTGATGTTCGCCCGCACCTACAGTGGGCATCCGGTCCGGGCTTATTCGAGCGACCGAGGTGAGACGTGGTCGGAAGGCGAGCTGATCGAAGAACTGGAGATGCCCTCCGCTGGTATGCCCACCGTACGCAGGATCCCCCGGACCGGCGATCTGCTGTTTATCTGGAACAGCGAAGCCTCCGAGGGTCGCCGTTGCGCCCTGACCACGATGATCTCCCAGGATGAGGGCCAGACCTTCAGCCATAAACGGTTCATCGCGCGCGATCCCGATGACGACTTCGGCTATCAGTGCATTGAGTTCCTCGGTGATGACTTGGCGCTGCTGGCCTATCACAAGCGAGACGGGCTCTATGTGGCCCGGATCGGGATCGAGTGGTTCTATGGGGGATGA
- a CDS encoding DUF4838 domain-containing protein — translation MSGLWIAIAMILIIGVGAAHALEVSQAAPATVIAAKDATVAEQTAAREVADYLGKVTGAKVALITENTALPPGNRIFVGPTAAAAKLGLDPASLGPEEWIVRTAGDDLYLVGGRPRGTLYAAYHFLEDVVGVRWWTPWEETVPSRSVLQVGPLNLRGTPAFRYRDIYMLYGRDGGRFAARNRLNRQGDAAIDSRYGGALNYGPPYHVHTASLYFPPKEYFAQHPEWYSLVNGQRTGDGAQLCWTNPELRQALLAKLLGYIETSWAAAKAAGLPPPLVFSISQNDCANPCQCDQCQAIAKAEGSEAGPLLDCVNCMADAVKDTYPGVFIDTLAYQYTQQAPRTIKPRDNVIIRLCDTEADMIKPITAPENSAFSEHILSWARIAKNLRIWDYAVTYGSPQGMPLPTTHTFGPDYRFYAAHNVEGVFTELEYEILADMRDFKIWCMMKTLEDPAADYEKLTDTFTDGYYGPAGAAIKQYLRALEAEATLRKSSSTCWHGSPMQLTYLNLSFVTRAQRLFDDAERAIEGDAVLTRRVRHARLSLDRATIAAYPKLVSEWQSQGGDAERFPLDREAVAQRALETWNAQIDMRIPAQQRDAERLAAEGEIKRFSMVPGKLGLPKKFRNYPRGSVYDYTAIMTRNWANIVKVVKDPEAESGITNRLDLTAPEVDKAERYVLPMPWGLYGTADKKSMDGQPIKPEDIPGPGYHWYKMGTFPVAPAYYMYFFWSWIIQLDIDNAFDPAKPDQKFEFWARVKFEGPRFPHARPGDTDAICVERVVLVTTQ, via the coding sequence ATGTCCGGACTCTGGATCGCGATTGCCATGATCCTGATCATCGGCGTCGGCGCGGCGCACGCGCTGGAGGTCTCGCAGGCTGCACCGGCCACTGTCATCGCGGCAAAGGACGCCACGGTCGCGGAACAGACCGCGGCCCGGGAAGTCGCCGACTACCTGGGCAAGGTCACCGGCGCGAAGGTCGCCCTCATCACCGAGAACACCGCGCTCCCGCCCGGCAACCGGATCTTCGTCGGGCCGACCGCCGCGGCGGCGAAGCTCGGACTCGACCCCGCGAGCTTGGGCCCTGAGGAATGGATCGTCCGCACCGCGGGCGATGACCTCTACCTGGTTGGCGGCCGGCCTCGGGGCACGCTCTACGCAGCCTACCATTTCCTGGAGGACGTCGTCGGGGTGCGGTGGTGGACGCCGTGGGAGGAGACCGTGCCCTCCAGGTCTGTCCTGCAGGTGGGTCCGCTGAACCTGCGCGGCACCCCGGCCTTCCGCTACCGTGATATCTACATGCTGTACGGTCGCGATGGTGGACGGTTCGCGGCGCGCAATCGCCTCAACCGCCAGGGCGACGCCGCCATTGACAGCCGGTATGGCGGCGCCCTGAATTATGGTCCGCCGTACCATGTGCACACCGCGTCCCTGTACTTCCCGCCCAAAGAGTACTTTGCCCAGCATCCCGAGTGGTACTCGCTGGTCAACGGCCAGCGCACCGGAGACGGCGCGCAGCTCTGCTGGACGAACCCGGAACTGCGCCAGGCGCTCCTGGCGAAGCTGCTTGGCTACATCGAGACCTCCTGGGCCGCGGCCAAGGCCGCCGGCCTGCCGCCGCCGCTGGTCTTCAGCATCTCCCAGAACGACTGCGCCAATCCCTGCCAGTGCGATCAGTGCCAGGCCATCGCCAAGGCGGAGGGATCGGAGGCGGGGCCACTGCTGGACTGCGTGAACTGCATGGCCGACGCAGTGAAGGACACGTACCCCGGGGTGTTCATTGACACGCTGGCCTACCAGTACACCCAGCAGGCGCCCAGGACGATCAAGCCCCGCGACAACGTCATCATTCGCCTCTGCGACACCGAAGCCGACATGATCAAGCCGATCACCGCGCCGGAGAACAGCGCCTTCTCGGAGCACATACTGTCGTGGGCGCGCATCGCGAAGAACCTGCGCATCTGGGACTACGCTGTGACCTACGGCAGCCCCCAGGGGATGCCGCTGCCAACGACCCACACCTTCGGCCCCGACTACCGGTTCTATGCCGCGCACAACGTGGAGGGCGTGTTCACCGAGCTCGAGTATGAGATCCTGGCCGACATGCGCGACTTCAAGATCTGGTGCATGATGAAGACGCTGGAGGACCCCGCGGCCGACTACGAGAAGCTCACCGACACGTTCACGGATGGGTACTACGGCCCCGCGGGCGCGGCGATCAAGCAGTACCTGCGCGCCCTCGAAGCCGAAGCCACACTTCGCAAGAGTTCCTCCACCTGCTGGCACGGCTCGCCGATGCAGCTCACGTACCTCAACCTGAGCTTCGTCACCCGCGCCCAGCGGCTGTTCGACGACGCGGAGCGGGCGATCGAGGGCGATGCGGTGCTCACGCGGCGCGTGCGTCACGCCCGGCTGTCACTGGACCGGGCGACGATCGCGGCGTACCCGAAGCTGGTGTCCGAGTGGCAGAGCCAGGGCGGCGACGCGGAGCGGTTCCCCCTTGACCGGGAGGCCGTGGCCCAGCGGGCGCTCGAGACCTGGAACGCCCAGATTGACATGCGCATTCCGGCGCAGCAGCGCGATGCCGAACGGCTCGCGGCGGAAGGCGAGATCAAGCGCTTCTCGATGGTGCCGGGGAAGCTTGGCTTGCCGAAGAAGTTCCGGAACTATCCCCGGGGGTCGGTGTATGACTACACGGCGATCATGACCCGAAACTGGGCCAACATCGTGAAGGTGGTCAAGGACCCGGAGGCCGAAAGCGGCATCACGAATCGCCTGGACCTCACCGCGCCGGAGGTGGACAAGGCCGAGCGCTACGTGCTGCCGATGCCTTGGGGGCTGTACGGCACCGCCGACAAGAAGTCCATGGACGGCCAACCGATCAAGCCCGAGGACATCCCGGGACCGGGCTACCACTGGTACAAGATGGGCACCTTCCCGGTGGCACCGGCCTACTACATGTACTTCTTCTGGAGCTGGATCATCCAGTTGGACATCGACAATGCGTTCGACCCGGCCAAGCCGGACCAGAAGTTCGAGTTCTGGGCGCGGGTGAAGTTCGAGGGGCCTCGCTTCCCACATGCCAGGCCAGGGGACACGGACGCCATCTGCGTCGAGCGCGTGGTGCTGGTCACAACCCAGTAA
- a CDS encoding PQQ-binding-like beta-propeller repeat protein, translating to MNQLVVGVCAAVLLTGSCLAATSDQSWGSRAPRMKSRLFLGQQEFFIRTTPGGGKGSFDLEPQHGSAESIPWDAATRAAWDMEHPLVDVMGEGDRQQVEWQFYERWLPSLTGGKGAQKLTWRWNGTWDQGAILGLYSYENGPDKPRLVWESEPEDGMHPFYRPYVLAGDFAGDGQREIAVSRAGGISIIDSATGRRKAELTYRRWPGHHRYYGFFAAHLNPTGKGTLFVLVGIFSGHVDVVSYDGEALQLVWIHLFDPQSDQGIDRRYSIDRVIPEPVADVDGDGRQEILLSVFNDIGDQRWHVTGYDLLTGTVTVDLPDRYLCELIDSEGSSGKALLCKVLPSRAEPTYSPLEIVKLRAGQPAQVLWRTERARFSFHPPQQQPLDRWWSAGVGGGPDSVDYPLAMRRTAAGVEFYISRPDGAGEQLEAWEVGAGLQPRRNWEAELRGRGALEVLAVGPEQRQVLLKVRSQGRTHLELAGAGGEIAWSCLRWWDSYPSLTLVENGPGEPALVAGDVLHRLHLLTEKDGELRISKTIDGRLSHLRGEKRSVSPEAADLDGDGVGEVLLVRDAPDGAANLVALGLDGKERWSKIFPNFSGGGMTYWVTGRFRSRDRLDVAVTLARSLMHSDETFLLDGRTGQTIWHRDVLEVTDPPHTRAFGGGAFAATDVDGDGRDELILCYPAELSVTDGATGGIKAVYNLGPVPEADIPGGFWVIGGVPLTADLDADGRHEIIWAANSDLLSAFKYDHGELRMLWHSDKNRGSSAMPAVAHLAGGEAVIGGAGYPDGFRAVNGKDGSLRWSAPLVGQSVSNALAVDLGGKDGATFLFAVGNHLYARRADDGKEIWTAELPDPAVQVLFAEATGGHASRIVVSTARGEVVSLETTVERE from the coding sequence GTGAACCAGCTTGTCGTCGGCGTCTGTGCGGCCGTGCTGCTGACCGGGAGTTGCCTTGCAGCCACGTCCGATCAGAGCTGGGGTTCAAGGGCGCCAAGAATGAAGTCGCGGCTCTTTCTCGGCCAGCAGGAGTTTTTCATCAGGACTACTCCTGGCGGGGGAAAAGGCAGTTTCGATCTCGAGCCCCAGCACGGAAGCGCGGAAAGCATCCCCTGGGATGCGGCGACCAGGGCGGCCTGGGACATGGAGCATCCGCTGGTGGATGTCATGGGGGAAGGCGATCGCCAGCAAGTGGAGTGGCAATTCTACGAGCGCTGGCTCCCTTCTCTGACGGGAGGCAAGGGCGCACAGAAGCTGACGTGGCGCTGGAACGGAACCTGGGATCAAGGCGCCATCCTGGGGCTCTACTCCTACGAAAACGGCCCGGACAAGCCTCGACTCGTCTGGGAGTCCGAACCGGAAGACGGGATGCACCCCTTCTATCGTCCCTACGTGTTGGCGGGCGACTTCGCCGGCGACGGGCAGAGGGAGATCGCCGTGTCCCGCGCCGGCGGCATCTCCATCATCGATTCCGCGACCGGCAGACGCAAGGCCGAGCTTACGTATCGCAGATGGCCGGGGCATCACCGCTATTACGGGTTCTTCGCGGCCCACCTCAATCCGACAGGCAAGGGCACGCTTTTCGTGCTCGTCGGCATCTTCTCGGGCCACGTCGATGTTGTTTCCTATGACGGGGAGGCGCTGCAACTGGTTTGGATTCATCTTTTCGATCCGCAATCGGATCAGGGCATCGATCGACGCTACAGCATCGATCGCGTCATCCCCGAGCCGGTCGCTGACGTCGACGGCGATGGGCGTCAAGAGATTCTGCTGAGTGTCTTCAATGACATTGGCGACCAACGTTGGCACGTGACGGGCTACGACCTGCTTACCGGCACCGTGACGGTTGATCTGCCCGACCGTTACCTTTGCGAGCTAATCGACTCGGAGGGCAGCAGTGGTAAGGCGCTGTTATGCAAAGTCCTCCCCTCTCGCGCAGAGCCGACCTATTCGCCGCTGGAGATCGTCAAGCTGCGCGCCGGACAGCCGGCGCAGGTGCTTTGGCGAACGGAACGGGCGAGATTCAGCTTCCATCCTCCGCAGCAGCAACCGCTTGATCGCTGGTGGAGCGCAGGAGTGGGCGGCGGCCCCGACAGCGTGGATTATCCTCTGGCCATGCGCCGGACGGCCGCAGGGGTCGAGTTCTACATCAGTCGCCCCGATGGCGCGGGCGAGCAGTTGGAGGCATGGGAGGTCGGCGCAGGGCTTCAGCCGCGCAGGAACTGGGAGGCCGAATTGCGCGGGCGCGGCGCTCTGGAGGTCCTGGCGGTGGGGCCGGAGCAGCGACAGGTGCTGCTCAAGGTTCGGTCGCAAGGTAGAACGCACCTGGAGCTTGCGGGAGCAGGGGGGGAGATCGCTTGGTCCTGCCTGCGGTGGTGGGATTCCTATCCTTCCCTCACATTGGTCGAGAACGGACCCGGCGAGCCGGCGTTAGTCGCCGGAGACGTTCTTCACCGGCTCCATCTGCTGACGGAGAAGGACGGTGAACTGAGGATTTCCAAAACGATTGATGGGCGCCTGTCCCACCTAAGAGGAGAGAAGCGGTCGGTTAGCCCGGAGGCGGCTGATCTGGACGGCGACGGAGTCGGGGAAGTGCTGCTGGTGCGGGATGCGCCAGACGGCGCGGCCAACCTGGTCGCGTTGGGCCTCGACGGCAAGGAACGCTGGAGCAAGATATTCCCGAATTTCAGCGGCGGCGGGATGACGTACTGGGTGACCGGTCGTTTCCGCTCCCGCGATCGCCTTGACGTCGCTGTTACCCTCGCTCGCTCTCTCATGCACTCGGACGAGACCTTCCTGCTCGACGGGAGGACCGGACAGACGATCTGGCACCGGGACGTGCTCGAAGTGACGGACCCGCCTCACACGCGAGCGTTCGGCGGCGGTGCCTTCGCCGCCACCGATGTCGATGGAGACGGGCGCGATGAGCTGATTCTCTGTTACCCCGCCGAATTGTCCGTTACCGACGGCGCGACCGGGGGGATAAAGGCGGTCTACAACCTGGGACCCGTTCCGGAGGCGGATATCCCCGGCGGCTTCTGGGTGATCGGCGGCGTTCCCTTGACCGCAGATTTGGATGCCGACGGCCGACACGAGATCATCTGGGCGGCCAACAGCGACCTGCTGTCGGCCTTCAAGTACGACCATGGCGAGCTGAGGATGCTTTGGCACAGCGACAAGAACCGCGGGAGCAGTGCCATGCCGGCAGTCGCCCACCTGGCGGGAGGCGAAGCGGTCATCGGCGGGGCAGGCTATCCTGACGGTTTTCGCGCCGTCAATGGCAAAGATGGCAGCCTCCGCTGGAGCGCGCCACTCGTCGGCCAATCGGTCAGCAATGCCCTGGCTGTCGACTTAGGGGGCAAGGACGGCGCGACCTTCCTCTTCGCCGTCGGCAATCACCTCTACGCCAGGCGGGCCGACGACGGAAAGGAGATCTGGACGGCGGAGCTGCCTGACCCGGCCGTGCAGGTGCTGTTTGCCGAAGCTACGGGTGGTCACGCAAGTCGGATAGTTGTATCTACCGCGCGGGGAGAAGTGGTGTCCCTGGAGACCACCGTCGAACGCGAATGA
- a CDS encoding metal-sensing transcriptional repressor, with product MDERTRFAGNLARRVAIIEGQLKGIERLVQTRDISQAITQSAAARNAVESMLKVVLQASIAGRFAMMPKESPEDAFKRGLERAMTQWHSPCEAPSRLPASTPDEAGSTAVRRCVVAVQDRLRNISFALEGDNYLRALPELGCMVCELDEAINMMLYEFIKVRMAGKRGSKKTRDAFEQSVAHALKFWRIPEPQSARATPAQAGRRILVVDDDPDVVRYLTHVLGRRDYSVVSASSAEEAMRQVEAHRPDLIVLDIMMPKGTEGFHFVWTLRSRPEPELRTIPIVVISAIHDTTNLRFYPEQTDGYHGPGEFLPVEAFIDKPVQEEDLLQHVERLLKRAGRGVSTDSGKGESSGQA from the coding sequence GTGGACGAACGCACACGCTTCGCCGGAAATCTCGCGCGCCGTGTCGCAATCATCGAAGGACAGCTCAAAGGAATCGAGCGTCTGGTGCAAACACGGGATATTTCGCAGGCTATCACGCAGTCTGCTGCGGCGCGAAACGCCGTGGAGAGCATGCTCAAAGTTGTCCTTCAAGCCTCCATTGCGGGCAGGTTCGCCATGATGCCTAAGGAATCCCCAGAGGACGCGTTCAAGCGCGGTCTCGAACGGGCCATGACGCAATGGCACTCGCCCTGCGAAGCGCCGAGCAGGCTGCCTGCGAGCACTCCCGACGAGGCAGGTTCGACGGCGGTTCGGCGTTGTGTTGTCGCGGTCCAGGACCGCCTGCGGAATATCAGCTTTGCCCTTGAGGGAGACAATTACCTTCGCGCGTTGCCCGAACTGGGTTGTATGGTCTGCGAACTCGACGAGGCGATCAACATGATGCTGTACGAGTTCATCAAGGTCCGCATGGCCGGAAAACGCGGGTCGAAAAAAACGAGAGATGCGTTCGAGCAATCAGTGGCGCACGCGCTGAAATTCTGGCGCATCCCTGAGCCTCAGTCTGCTCGGGCGACGCCTGCGCAGGCCGGCAGAAGAATCCTCGTGGTGGACGACGACCCCGATGTAGTGCGCTATCTCACGCACGTATTGGGGCGGCGCGATTACAGCGTCGTCTCGGCCTCAAGCGCGGAAGAGGCGATGCGACAGGTAGAGGCGCATAGGCCGGACTTGATTGTACTGGACATCATGATGCCCAAGGGCACTGAGGGATTCCATTTTGTTTGGACCCTGAGAAGCCGACCGGAGCCGGAGTTGCGCACGATCCCCATTGTTGTGATTTCCGCCATCCACGACACGACCAATCTACGGTTCTACCCCGAGCAAACCGATGGCTACCACGGGCCAGGGGAGTTCCTGCCTGTGGAGGCTTTTATCGACAAACCTGTGCAGGAGGAGGATCTGCTTCAACACGTGGAGCGCCTGCTGAAGCGCGCAGGGCGCGGCGTAAGCACGGACTCGGGGAAGGGCGAAAGCAGTGGGCAAGCCTGA